In Nocardia sputorum, a single genomic region encodes these proteins:
- a CDS encoding GlxA family transcriptional regulator: MHTVVVLALDQVVAFDLATPVEVFGRTCLPDGRPAYRVLVCAGTPTVDAGVFTMHAPRGLEALGEADTIVLPGCADPTLPVPDEVVDALRRAAAAGTRIASICSGAFILAATGLLDGHRATTHWLAAAGLAARYPDIEVDPDVLYVDNGALLTSAGAAAGIDLCLHMVRRDYGSAVAADAARKSVVPLEREGGQAQFIVHDLPPTPRGSALEPVLRWIQDNSARDLSLDDIAAHAGMSTRTLNRRFREHTGTTPLQWLLRARIRQAQHLLEATGHSVDRIAGQVGFGSPTAFRDRFKRVVGTSPHSYRAAFHGSGPSRLG; this comes from the coding sequence ATGCACACCGTGGTCGTCCTGGCGTTGGACCAGGTGGTCGCGTTCGATCTGGCCACGCCGGTGGAGGTGTTCGGGCGGACCTGTCTCCCCGATGGCAGGCCCGCCTATCGCGTGCTGGTCTGCGCGGGCACGCCGACGGTCGACGCCGGAGTGTTCACTATGCACGCGCCGCGCGGGCTCGAAGCACTGGGCGAAGCCGACACGATCGTGCTGCCGGGCTGCGCCGACCCGACCCTGCCGGTGCCGGACGAGGTGGTCGACGCGCTGCGCCGGGCCGCGGCCGCGGGCACCCGTATCGCGTCGATCTGCTCCGGCGCGTTCATCCTGGCGGCTACCGGATTGCTCGACGGCCACCGCGCTACCACGCATTGGCTCGCCGCCGCCGGACTCGCGGCTCGCTATCCGGATATCGAGGTGGACCCCGACGTGCTGTATGTGGACAACGGCGCCCTGCTCACCTCCGCGGGTGCCGCGGCCGGGATCGACCTGTGCCTGCACATGGTCCGTCGGGACTACGGATCGGCGGTCGCTGCCGACGCGGCCAGGAAGTCGGTCGTCCCGTTGGAGCGGGAAGGCGGGCAGGCGCAGTTCATCGTGCACGACCTGCCGCCGACGCCGCGCGGCTCCGCGCTGGAGCCGGTGCTGCGGTGGATCCAGGACAACTCCGCACGGGATCTCTCCCTCGACGACATCGCCGCCCACGCCGGGATGAGCACCCGCACGCTCAACCGGCGGTTTCGCGAGCACACCGGGACCACCCCCTTGCAGTGGCTGCTGCGCGCCCGGATCCGGCAGGCCCAGCATCTGCTCGAAGCCACCGGCCACTCGGTCGACCGGATCGCGGGCCAGGTCGGTTTCGGGTCGCCCACCGCGTTCCGCGACCGCTTCAAGCGAGTGGTCGGGACGAGCCCGCACAGCTACCGGGCGGCTTTCCACGGCTCCGGCCCGAGTCGGCTCGGCTAG
- a CDS encoding dihydrofolate reductase family protein, giving the protein MRKITAGLFIALDGVIEDPQDWHFPYFDDAMGAAVDAQLGAADTLLLGRRTYDGFAGAWPEREAAGGPDSAFAKKLGDARKIVVTRQRRDFPWRNSEVLDGDLIEAVTALKNQPGGDIGMSGSVSVVRQLLAAGLLDELHLLVHPIAVGRGERLFEDGAATIPLRLLSSETFDTGVLHLVYTRDEAALTGTYEEAKVHLSQGVQ; this is encoded by the coding sequence ATGAGGAAAATCACCGCCGGTCTGTTCATCGCCCTCGACGGCGTCATCGAGGACCCGCAGGACTGGCATTTCCCCTATTTCGACGACGCCATGGGCGCGGCGGTCGACGCCCAGCTCGGCGCCGCCGACACCCTGCTGCTCGGCCGCAGGACTTATGACGGTTTCGCGGGCGCGTGGCCGGAGCGTGAAGCAGCGGGCGGCCCGGACTCGGCGTTCGCGAAGAAGCTGGGCGACGCGCGCAAGATCGTGGTGACCCGGCAGCGCCGCGACTTCCCTTGGCGCAACTCCGAAGTGCTCGACGGCGACCTGATCGAGGCCGTGACGGCGTTGAAGAATCAGCCGGGCGGCGACATCGGCATGAGCGGTTCGGTCTCGGTCGTCCGTCAGTTGCTGGCCGCCGGGCTGTTGGACGAACTGCACCTGCTGGTGCACCCGATCGCGGTCGGCAGGGGCGAGCGCCTGTTCGAAGACGGCGCGGCCACGATCCCGCTGCGCCTGCTGTCCTCGGAGACCTTCGACACCGGCGTGCTGCATCTGGTCTACACCCGGGACGAGGCCGCGCTCACCGGCACCTATGAGGAGGCGAAAGTCCATCTGTCCCAAGGGGTCCAGTAG
- a CDS encoding MarR family winged helix-turn-helix transcriptional regulator, whose protein sequence is MTRQPNPVVDTELDRDVCKLVHRFTHRLDVHVRRVAEQLGLTPSQVIALRELSEPITARELAARMSCEPSNATFVLDRLEQQGLVRREPHPTDRRAKQIVLTPTGLRRRDDAVELLGANSPLTSLTEAQQQTLRDLLLTMAADSPS, encoded by the coding sequence ATGACGCGGCAGCCGAATCCCGTGGTGGACACCGAACTCGACCGCGACGTCTGCAAGCTGGTGCATCGGTTCACCCACCGGCTCGACGTGCACGTCCGCCGCGTCGCCGAGCAGCTCGGCCTCACCCCGTCGCAGGTGATCGCCCTGCGCGAGTTGTCCGAGCCGATCACCGCCAGGGAGCTGGCGGCGCGGATGTCGTGTGAGCCGTCCAACGCGACCTTCGTGCTGGACCGGCTGGAGCAGCAGGGCTTGGTCCGCCGCGAGCCGCACCCCACCGACCGGCGCGCCAAACAAATCGTGCTGACACCGACCGGCCTGCGACGCCGAGACGACGCCGTGGAATTGCTCGGCGCGAACTCACCCTTGACCTCGCTGACCGAAGCTCAGCAGCAGACCCTGCGCGACCTCTTGCTCACCATGGCCGCGGATTCCCCGAGCTGA
- a CDS encoding MFS transporter encodes MFSLVFVVFCLTTGEFVIAGILPEVADGLGVSVGAAGALVTAYAVGMIGGGPVVTVLTARVARKPLVIGLMLVSILANLGSALAPNYVVLVATRCAAGSVVATFFAVAIATAVSTAQPGFEAAAVARVALGMNLGIVLGTPLGAAIGQNLTWRATFATVALCVAAALPLVLRFMPDMPGSAAGSITGELRVFTDRAVLWALALTAVGNLGAVMVFTYIAPLLTEVGRFPAAAVPVLLLVYGLGAVVGNQLGGKLADRALLPSVTALLAALAVVLVLLRLAGDVRILVVPLLFLLGALAFAIIPGMQARVIAAATAAPTLAVAVNASGYQLAAAGAGRIGGAVLGDGSGLPSLYPVGAALTALGVALAAYLLWRDRRIRANAQKCSRPAEFDKI; translated from the coding sequence GTGTTCTCTCTCGTGTTCGTGGTGTTCTGCCTGACCACCGGCGAGTTCGTGATCGCGGGCATCCTGCCCGAGGTCGCGGACGGTCTGGGCGTCTCGGTGGGCGCGGCGGGTGCGCTGGTGACGGCCTATGCCGTCGGCATGATCGGCGGTGGACCGGTGGTCACGGTGCTGACCGCGCGAGTGGCGCGCAAGCCTTTGGTCATCGGATTGATGCTGGTGTCGATACTGGCGAACCTGGGCTCGGCGCTCGCGCCGAATTACGTTGTGCTGGTGGCGACCCGGTGCGCCGCGGGCTCCGTGGTAGCCACCTTCTTCGCGGTCGCGATCGCCACCGCGGTCTCGACCGCGCAACCGGGCTTCGAAGCGGCGGCGGTGGCGCGGGTGGCCCTCGGGATGAACCTGGGCATCGTGCTCGGCACTCCACTCGGCGCGGCCATCGGCCAAAATCTCACCTGGCGAGCGACTTTCGCGACCGTAGCGTTGTGCGTGGCGGCGGCGCTTCCGCTGGTCCTGCGGTTCATGCCGGACATGCCGGGATCGGCGGCGGGATCAATCACGGGGGAGCTGCGCGTGTTCACCGATCGCGCTGTGCTCTGGGCCTTGGCGCTCACCGCCGTCGGAAACCTCGGCGCCGTCATGGTGTTCACCTATATCGCACCGCTGCTCACCGAGGTCGGCAGGTTTCCCGCGGCCGCGGTGCCCGTCCTGCTCTTGGTCTACGGTCTGGGCGCGGTGGTCGGCAACCAGCTCGGCGGCAAGCTCGCAGACCGGGCGTTGCTGCCCTCGGTGACCGCGCTGTTGGCCGCGCTCGCCGTCGTGCTGGTGCTGCTGCGACTGGCCGGTGACGTCCGGATCCTCGTGGTGCCGTTGCTCTTCCTGCTCGGTGCGCTCGCCTTCGCGATCATCCCGGGTATGCAGGCCAGGGTGATCGCGGCGGCGACGGCAGCTCCGACCCTGGCCGTCGCGGTGAACGCGTCGGGCTATCAGCTCGCCGCGGCGGGCGCGGGGCGGATCGGCGGCGCGGTCCTCGGCGACGGGTCGGGTCTGCCGTCGCTCTATCCGGTCGGTGCGGCGCTCACCGCTCTTGGGGTCGCGCTGGCGGCCTACCTGCTCTGGCGCGACCGCCGGATTCGAGCGAACGCGCAGAAGTGCTCTCGCCCGGCGGAATTCGACAAAATCTAA
- a CDS encoding ester cyclase — protein MTNPGDPGAVARRYVEAIGEQDWQTAADCWRPGAVDVFVGVADLRAPEEIVAFFRDVHAAIPDLAVDILSVTAQDDRAVVHWRMRGRFDGTARLIGLAPNGRRLDLLGTDVFVVRDGLIESNTAIVNGLDLARQLAVLPAQHSIAERVLFGLANSIAPLGKAIRTRNRPGR, from the coding sequence GTGACCAACCCAGGGGACCCGGGCGCGGTCGCGCGTCGTTATGTCGAGGCGATCGGCGAGCAGGACTGGCAGACCGCCGCCGACTGCTGGCGGCCCGGTGCCGTCGATGTGTTCGTCGGCGTCGCCGACTTGCGCGCTCCGGAAGAGATCGTGGCCTTCTTCCGCGACGTGCACGCCGCAATTCCCGACTTGGCGGTGGACATCCTCTCGGTCACGGCGCAGGACGACCGCGCCGTGGTGCACTGGCGGATGCGGGGCCGGTTCGACGGCACCGCCAGGCTGATCGGACTGGCGCCGAACGGAAGGCGCCTCGATCTCCTCGGCACCGACGTGTTCGTCGTGCGGGACGGGCTGATCGAGTCGAACACCGCGATCGTCAACGGGCTCGACCTCGCCCGGCAGCTCGCCGTCCTGCCCGCGCAGCACTCGATCGCCGAGCGTGTTCTGTTCGGCCTCGCCAATTCGATTGCGCCACTAGGCAAAGCGATCCGCACGCGAAACCGCCCCGGACGGTGA
- a CDS encoding DJ-1/PfpI family protein, which produces MTGFEERAPGKTVRIAIVTYPGMTALDAIGPYEVLRFAPGVEIRFVWHEPGPITTDSGVLLLGATHSFDETPAPDIVLVPGGPGSVAAAVDDALLAWLRRAHHGTLWTTSVCTGSLVLAAAGLLRGRPATTHWLAQSALRALGADARPDERVVRDGKILTAAGVSAGIDLALWLVGEIFGAEQAQTAQLIIEYDPQPPYDAGHVGKASRAVRLAATAQQARTVLEPGNLGEFARLSAAVPRLAWRSAIRRVRERGKGLRRPAT; this is translated from the coding sequence ATGACCGGATTCGAGGAGCGCGCACCGGGCAAGACGGTGCGGATCGCGATCGTGACCTATCCGGGGATGACCGCGCTCGACGCGATCGGCCCGTACGAGGTGCTGCGATTCGCGCCGGGGGTGGAAATCCGCTTCGTCTGGCACGAGCCCGGGCCGATCACGACCGACAGCGGTGTGCTGCTGCTCGGCGCCACGCATTCGTTCGACGAGACGCCCGCGCCCGACATCGTGCTCGTCCCCGGTGGACCCGGTTCGGTGGCGGCCGCCGTCGACGACGCGCTCTTGGCCTGGCTGCGTCGAGCACATCACGGCACCCTGTGGACGACGTCGGTGTGCACGGGTTCGCTGGTGCTGGCCGCGGCCGGACTGTTGCGCGGACGCCCGGCCACCACGCATTGGCTGGCGCAGTCGGCCTTACGGGCACTCGGAGCGGACGCTCGCCCGGACGAGCGAGTCGTGCGCGACGGGAAGATCCTCACGGCCGCGGGGGTCTCCGCGGGCATCGACTTGGCGCTGTGGCTGGTCGGGGAGATCTTCGGCGCGGAGCAGGCGCAAACCGCGCAATTGATCATCGAATACGACCCGCAACCGCCGTACGACGCGGGTCATGTCGGCAAGGCATCCCGTGCCGTGCGGCTGGCCGCCACCGCCCAGCAGGCCAGGACGGTGCTCGAACCGGGCAATCTCGGGGAGTTCGCCAGGCTGTCGGCGGCCGTGCCGCGGCTGGCGTGGCGCAGCGCGATCCGTCGCGTGCGCGAACGGGGCAAAGGTCTCAGGCGTCCCGCCACTTGA
- a CDS encoding thioredoxin family protein, protein MAHTSHMVPIGTPLPDFSLPDLDQRIYSRDDFADGPGLLVVFACNHCPYVKHIEAALGELVDSLPSMPTVAICTNDATAYPDDAPLRLRDQAIRAGWTFPYLVDEQQHVGRAFRAACTPDFFLYDADLRLAYRGAFDESTPGNGKPLTGDDLRTAVEAVLAGAPAPEPHRPSMGCSIKWRDA, encoded by the coding sequence ATGGCGCATACCTCACACATGGTTCCCATCGGCACCCCGCTACCCGACTTCTCTCTTCCCGACCTCGACCAGCGGATCTACTCCCGGGACGACTTCGCGGACGGGCCCGGTCTGCTGGTCGTCTTCGCCTGCAATCACTGCCCCTACGTCAAGCACATCGAGGCGGCGCTCGGCGAACTGGTCGACTCGCTGCCGTCCATGCCGACCGTGGCGATCTGCACCAACGACGCCACCGCCTACCCGGACGACGCCCCCCTGCGGCTGCGCGACCAAGCGATCCGCGCAGGCTGGACCTTCCCCTATCTCGTCGATGAGCAGCAGCACGTCGGGCGGGCCTTCCGCGCCGCGTGCACCCCTGATTTCTTCCTCTACGACGCGGATCTGCGACTCGCCTACCGCGGCGCGTTCGACGAATCCACACCCGGCAACGGGAAGCCGCTGACCGGAGACGACTTGCGCACGGCCGTCGAAGCCGTGCTGGCGGGCGCGCCCGCCCCCGAACCGCACCGGCCGAGCATGGGTTGCTCGATCAAGTGGCGGGACGCCTGA
- a CDS encoding threonine/serine dehydratase, which yields MELTHSDVKAAAERVRGLVRPVTVAQADHTGHLWFALEFLQHTGSFKARGAVNFLLAHRENGTLPEVGVTIASGGNAGLACAWAARSQGIPATVFLPATAPRVKVDRLTSYGADVRLVGTQYADALAASREFADATGALLSHAYDNPLIAAGAGTLMTEIHERIPDLGAVVVAVGGGGLFSGVATTAEHYGVRTVAVEPARCRALHAAIAAGEVVDVEVDSVAADSLGARRASEMALTAARQYDVESVLVDDAAIVAARGALWARRRIAVEHGAATALAAILGDEPAFRPDPGQRVCVVLCGANTDPSDLASWDGRHAD from the coding sequence ATGGAACTGACTCACAGCGACGTGAAGGCTGCCGCCGAGCGGGTGCGCGGCCTGGTCAGGCCGGTGACCGTGGCGCAGGCCGACCATACGGGCCACCTGTGGTTCGCACTGGAATTCCTGCAGCACACCGGAAGCTTCAAGGCACGCGGTGCGGTGAACTTCTTGCTCGCGCACCGGGAGAACGGCACGCTCCCGGAGGTGGGCGTGACGATCGCCTCGGGCGGCAACGCCGGTCTGGCCTGTGCGTGGGCGGCCCGCAGTCAGGGGATCCCCGCCACGGTGTTTCTGCCGGCCACCGCCCCCCGGGTGAAAGTGGACCGGCTCACCTCCTATGGCGCGGACGTCCGCCTGGTCGGGACGCAGTACGCCGACGCGCTGGCGGCCAGTCGTGAATTCGCCGACGCCACCGGCGCCCTGCTCTCCCACGCTTACGACAACCCGCTCATCGCCGCGGGAGCGGGCACGCTCATGACGGAGATCCACGAGCGGATTCCAGATCTCGGTGCCGTCGTGGTCGCCGTAGGCGGCGGCGGGCTGTTCTCGGGTGTGGCCACCACGGCGGAGCACTACGGCGTCCGGACCGTCGCCGTGGAGCCCGCCCGGTGCCGCGCGCTGCATGCCGCGATCGCGGCCGGAGAGGTCGTGGACGTGGAGGTCGACTCGGTCGCCGCGGACTCGCTCGGCGCCCGGCGTGCGTCGGAGATGGCGCTGACGGCCGCACGGCAGTACGACGTGGAGTCCGTACTGGTCGACGACGCCGCGATCGTCGCGGCGCGCGGCGCCCTGTGGGCGCGGCGGCGGATCGCCGTCGAGCACGGCGCGGCGACCGCCCTCGCGGCGATACTCGGCGACGAGCCCGCGTTCCGGCCCGATCCGGGCCAACGGGTGTGCGTGGTGCTCTGCGGAGCGAACACCGATCCGTCGGATCTGGCCAGCTGGGACGGCCGCCACGCCGACTGA
- a CDS encoding bifunctional lysylphosphatidylglycerol flippase/synthetase MprF produces MPDGQETSGSRTLRAASLGGYRAAALTTTPGTRAVLVSVALLIAVTSTYEADLTAHEGAAHGWLVGLALSGVFVARGLHLRRPITLPHATAAVLVLAVAHLTYRAEHPDAGFVLLAAAGFVLVLPTASKPQPDQLYRVAELVGRTEGDPLAPFALHSSKTYFFNASSTAAIGYRARFGIAAVAGDPIGDRAAFPELVAAFSDFAVNRGWRVAVLGASREMAELWQVWALEHRGLHAVPIGRDVVLDVGEFDLVGRKFRNLRQAVSRTRNFGVTTEVVYESALTEARREELLAIVDEWRRGRQTRGFSMILDHLLDGRNPNMLVVIASDADGNPVGFQRYGISGRGRELSLDVPWRRKDAPNGLDERMIIDLVDYAAAHGIHRISLAFAPFPELFAEKERSRTATLLYLLVHLADPLIRLESLYRFLRKFHALSDQRYALIRWREVVIAAAALLTLEFVPHRREH; encoded by the coding sequence GTGCCTGACGGTCAGGAAACCTCCGGCTCCCGTACGCTGCGCGCCGCCTCACTCGGCGGCTACCGCGCGGCCGCCCTCACCACCACGCCGGGTACGCGCGCTGTGCTGGTCAGCGTGGCGCTGCTGATCGCGGTGACCTCGACCTACGAAGCCGACCTGACCGCGCACGAGGGCGCCGCCCACGGCTGGTTGGTGGGGCTCGCACTGTCCGGGGTGTTCGTCGCGCGCGGGCTGCATCTGCGCAGGCCGATCACGCTTCCGCATGCCACCGCCGCGGTGCTGGTGCTGGCCGTCGCGCATCTGACCTACCGCGCCGAGCATCCCGACGCCGGTTTCGTGCTGCTGGCGGCCGCCGGCTTCGTCCTGGTGCTGCCCACAGCCAGCAAACCGCAGCCCGACCAGCTGTACCGGGTGGCCGAGCTGGTCGGCCGCACCGAGGGCGATCCGCTGGCGCCGTTCGCCTTGCACTCGTCCAAGACCTACTTCTTCAACGCGTCGTCGACCGCCGCGATCGGTTACCGCGCTCGCTTCGGCATCGCCGCCGTAGCGGGCGACCCGATCGGCGATCGCGCGGCATTCCCCGAACTGGTCGCGGCGTTCTCCGACTTCGCGGTCAACCGTGGCTGGCGCGTCGCCGTCCTGGGCGCGAGCCGGGAAATGGCCGAGTTGTGGCAGGTGTGGGCACTGGAGCATCGCGGCCTGCACGCGGTGCCGATCGGCCGCGACGTGGTGCTCGACGTGGGCGAGTTCGACCTGGTCGGACGCAAGTTCCGTAATCTGCGCCAAGCCGTGAGCCGGACCAGGAATTTCGGCGTCACCACCGAGGTGGTGTACGAGTCGGCGCTGACCGAGGCGCGGCGCGAGGAGTTGCTGGCCATCGTCGACGAGTGGCGGCGGGGCAGGCAGACTCGCGGCTTCTCGATGATCCTGGACCACCTGCTCGACGGGCGGAATCCGAACATGCTGGTGGTCATCGCCAGCGACGCGGACGGCAATCCCGTCGGCTTCCAGCGCTACGGCATTTCCGGGCGCGGGCGGGAACTCAGCCTGGACGTCCCGTGGCGGCGCAAGGACGCGCCCAACGGCCTGGACGAACGCATGATCATCGATCTGGTGGACTATGCCGCGGCGCACGGCATCCATCGGATTTCGCTCGCCTTCGCCCCGTTCCCGGAACTGTTCGCCGAGAAGGAGAGATCACGCACGGCCACGCTGCTCTACCTGCTGGTGCACCTCGCCGATCCGCTGATCCGGCTGGAATCGCTCTACCGCTTCCTGCGGAAGTTCCACGCGCTGTCGGATCAGCGCTATGCCTTGATCCGCTGGCGCGAAGTGGTGATCGCGGCCGCCGCTCTGCTCACCTTGGAGTTCGTGCCACACCGCCGCGAGCACTGA
- a CDS encoding helix-turn-helix transcriptional regulator — MDDAAVYRERPSRYEGAVLWTKTVDGRRPLPPVLPDGCMDLIWMNGRLIVAGPDTRAHQPGGSSGDRYVGIRFFPGTAPALLGVPARELRNLRIDLAQVWPSAVVRPLVDRIAATDDQAAVLEHIVRWRAAETEPADPLLRKVVGALDAGWPVAAVADAAGLNERTLRRRCLDAFGYGPKTLARVLRLQRALATARRGVPLADTALRAGFADQAHLSREVRALAGIPLGELLARP, encoded by the coding sequence ATGGACGATGCCGCCGTCTACCGCGAGCGGCCGTCGCGGTACGAGGGCGCCGTGTTGTGGACCAAGACCGTCGACGGCCGGCGCCCGCTACCGCCGGTTCTTCCCGACGGCTGCATGGATCTGATCTGGATGAACGGCCGATTGATCGTCGCGGGGCCGGACACCCGAGCCCACCAGCCCGGTGGGTCGTCCGGTGATCGGTATGTCGGCATCCGGTTCTTTCCCGGTACGGCGCCCGCCTTACTCGGCGTCCCCGCGCGCGAGTTGCGCAACCTGCGGATCGATCTGGCCCAGGTGTGGCCCTCGGCGGTGGTCCGGCCGCTGGTCGATCGAATCGCGGCCACCGACGATCAGGCGGCCGTGCTGGAACACATCGTGCGGTGGCGCGCGGCCGAGACCGAACCGGCCGACCCGCTCCTGCGGAAGGTGGTCGGCGCGCTGGACGCCGGATGGCCGGTGGCGGCGGTAGCCGACGCGGCCGGGCTGAATGAGCGCACCTTGCGCCGCCGCTGTCTGGACGCCTTCGGCTACGGCCCGAAAACCCTGGCGCGGGTGCTGCGCCTGCAACGCGCGCTGGCCACGGCACGCCGCGGCGTACCGCTCGCCGACACCGCGTTGCGGGCCGGTTTCGCCGACCAGGCACACCTCTCCCGTGAGGTGCGCGCGCTGGCGGGAATCCCACTGGGCGAGTTGCTCGCCCGGCCCTAG
- a CDS encoding VOC family protein, whose translation MTPQFDVVGIVVSDMAAAVAFYRRLGLNFPEGAEQEGHAEAALPNGMRLTLDTEAVIRSFHADWTPPTGGGRIGLAFRCADPAEVDTVYAELVDAGYHGELKPWDAFWGQRYAAVQDPDGNGVDLYAALPSTSE comes from the coding sequence ATGACACCACAATTCGACGTCGTCGGCATCGTCGTCAGCGATATGGCCGCCGCGGTGGCCTTCTACCGCCGCCTCGGACTGAACTTTCCGGAAGGGGCGGAACAGGAAGGACACGCCGAGGCCGCCCTGCCCAACGGCATGCGGCTCACGCTGGACACCGAAGCGGTCATCCGGTCGTTCCACGCCGATTGGACGCCCCCGACCGGTGGGGGCCGGATCGGGCTCGCCTTCCGCTGCGCCGATCCCGCGGAGGTCGACACCGTCTACGCCGAACTGGTGGACGCCGGATACCACGGCGAGCTGAAGCCGTGGGACGCGTTCTGGGGGCAGCGCTACGCGGCGGTGCAGGACCCGGACGGCAACGGCGTCGACCTGTACGCCGCTCTTCCGTCCACGAGCGAGTAG
- a CDS encoding arsenate reductase ArsC: MSHKPSVLFVCEHNAGRSQMAAGFLTALAGERFDVRSAGSAPAETLNTTVVDAMAEIGIDISGHTPKPLTMDAIGISDVVVTMGAGDACPFFPGISYRDWMLPDPADQTIDVVRTIRDRIRILVENLIAELVPAPAR, from the coding sequence ATGTCCCACAAGCCCAGTGTGCTGTTCGTCTGCGAGCACAACGCGGGCCGCTCGCAAATGGCTGCCGGGTTCCTCACCGCCCTCGCGGGTGAACGGTTCGACGTACGGTCGGCGGGCAGCGCGCCGGCCGAGACCCTGAACACCACGGTGGTGGACGCCATGGCCGAAATCGGCATCGACATCTCCGGCCATACCCCCAAGCCGCTCACCATGGACGCGATCGGCATCTCCGACGTGGTGGTCACCATGGGCGCGGGCGACGCCTGCCCGTTCTTCCCCGGCATCAGCTACCGCGACTGGATGCTGCCCGATCCCGCGGACCAGACCATCGACGTGGTCCGCACCATCCGCGACCGCATCCGCATCCTGGTCGAGAACCTGATCGCCGAACTGGTGCCCGCGCCCGCGCGCTAG
- a CDS encoding oxygenase MpaB family protein — translation MTASVARESTGARTLPPRRPIEPGTQMWEQTGLVTFSLTAGSAFLLQTMEPTISAVVDEYSTFRTDPMGRAMRSLASVMMWVYGGEEALAEADRLRELHASLNTTDANGVRHTALSSAPWAWVLHTGTFAFTESAKYFAKRPLTAADKEAYFQETLQLLRNFSVAPKEIPANYTEFEKFFDDTVANHLVATDTARDYLRVIRSVAPPKQLPRALHPVWKAAVAPIGRLQYFVTVGTTPEVARQKLGLTWTAADERKLRVLGWLIARLVPLLPERLRYFPIAYEARRLERDRQRLRKMIDLRPI, via the coding sequence ATGACCGCGTCCGTCGCACGCGAATCCACCGGCGCGCGCACGCTGCCGCCTCGCCGCCCGATCGAACCGGGCACGCAGATGTGGGAACAGACCGGGCTGGTCACCTTCTCCCTCACGGCGGGTTCGGCCTTCCTGCTGCAGACCATGGAGCCGACCATCTCCGCCGTGGTGGACGAGTACTCCACCTTCCGCACCGATCCGATGGGCCGCGCCATGCGCAGCCTGGCATCGGTGATGATGTGGGTCTACGGCGGCGAGGAGGCGCTCGCCGAAGCCGACCGGCTGCGCGAGTTGCACGCGTCGCTGAACACCACCGACGCCAACGGCGTGCGGCACACCGCGCTGTCCAGCGCTCCGTGGGCCTGGGTGCTGCACACCGGGACGTTCGCCTTCACCGAGAGCGCCAAGTACTTTGCCAAGCGCCCGCTCACCGCGGCGGACAAGGAGGCGTATTTCCAGGAGACCCTGCAGCTGCTGCGCAACTTCTCGGTGGCGCCCAAGGAGATCCCCGCGAACTACACCGAGTTCGAGAAGTTCTTCGACGACACCGTCGCCAACCACCTGGTCGCCACCGACACCGCGCGCGACTACCTGCGGGTGATCCGCTCCGTCGCTCCGCCGAAGCAACTGCCGCGCGCGCTGCATCCCGTCTGGAAGGCGGCGGTGGCGCCGATCGGCCGGCTGCAGTACTTCGTGACGGTCGGCACCACGCCCGAGGTCGCGCGGCAGAAGCTCGGGCTGACCTGGACCGCGGCGGACGAACGCAAACTGCGCGTGCTCGGCTGGCTGATCGCGCGACTGGTCCCGCTGCTGCCGGAGCGGTTGCGCTACTTCCCGATCGCCTACGAAGCGCGCCGCCTCGAACGCGACCGGCAGCGGCTGCGCAAGATGATCGACCTGCGTCCGATCTGA